The nucleotide sequence TTTGCCGATTCAAGCTCTACAATGTGTCTTTGTTCGTAGTCAAAACTCAGGGCATAAAGTTCATATCCCTCAGACTTTGCAAGAAACAGGGCTGTAGAGGAATCGATTCCGCCGCTTAAAAGGACAACTGCTTTGGTCATACGTATTTCCTGCTAATATATATCATCCTCTGTGCCTTCTTTTGCATCGGGTCCCTTGCTGAAAAGGACAAAGCCATTTTCTATAAGTGTATACGAATAGGGCTGTCCCCACAGGTCGGTGGTGTCGCCAATCTGTTTGACTGTGAGTGGATAAGAGCCTTTTTCATACCAGTATGCCTCTATCTCCTGCCTTAATACATCTATTTCCTTGGATGTCTTAATGTCCTTTATATCTCTGCTTATCTCAGGAAGGCTGATTAATGAGATAAAGAGGGCTATCAATATTGCCAACAAAGGAATAATCCTTATACCGGGAATGCCGACTGCCTTTGGTTTCACTGCCTCTTTGGCAATCGGCAGAACCTGTTTTGGTGCTACAATGCCTTTATCAAGCAAGGCAAGAAGGGTCTTTGAAACTTGAAAACTGTCTATTCCGCTTGCATCCGTTATAGCATTGACATTGCTTACACCATCAACGAGTTTTAATATCTCCTGTTCATCATAAGTCAGCACAACATCTGTCTTTTGTGTTTTTTCAAAGACCGAGTCGAGATTAATCTTTCCCTCTATTAATGTCCATTCATCGACTACCCTCAAGCCGTCCATCAAGAGATGCTGGGTGTCTAAAGAAAGGGGGATGTCTTTGTCCACAGGGACTCCCTGTGGCTTGAACTCATACCTGCCTTCTTTCCATGCAAGAAGCTGGGTAACTATTTCTGTTATCTGCACCGTAAGGATTTCCTGTATCTGTTCCTTTTTGGCAAGACTCTTTTTAAGCAGGATGTGGCCTAATTTAGCGCCGGTTTTTCTCTGCTCTTCCATTGCCATACGAAGCTCATTCTCAGGGACAATGCCCTTTTTAAGGAGGATTCTTCCGAGCCTGTTTCCTTCGGGCCTTTTTTTGGATTCAGCAAGAACTATCTTGCCTTCGTAAAATAGAAG is from Nitrospirota bacterium and encodes:
- a CDS encoding DUF4388 domain-containing protein — encoded protein: MALEGSLREFGLADILQLLYYQRKTGVLTLESRLDRVRLLFYEGKIVLAESKKRPEGNRLGRILLKKGIVPENELRMAMEEQRKTGAKLGHILLKKSLAKKEQIQEILTVQITEIVTQLLAWKEGRYEFKPQGVPVDKDIPLSLDTQHLLMDGLRVVDEWTLIEGKINLDSVFEKTQKTDVVLTYDEQEILKLVDGVSNVNAITDASGIDSFQVSKTLLALLDKGIVAPKQVLPIAKEAVKPKAVGIPGIRIIPLLAILIALFISLISLPEISRDIKDIKTSKEIDVLRQEIEAYWYEKGSYPLTVKQIGDTTDLWGQPYSYTLIENGFVLFSKGPDAKEGTEDDIY